One segment of Dermochelys coriacea isolate rDerCor1 chromosome 5, rDerCor1.pri.v4, whole genome shotgun sequence DNA contains the following:
- the ACTL7A gene encoding actin-like protein 7A, with the protein MTKRKEMSVKGSASSVAVATIQEGPAKRAVLVRASKKPKEDSASSTQGSPKIVKEARAVIIDIGTGYCKCGFAGEPRPSHVISSTVGKHFQETAKTGDNRKETFVGKELQDVKIPLKLVNPLRHGIVVDWDCVQDIWEYIFHKEMKIQPEEHAVLVSDPPLSPTTNREKYAEMLFETFCAPAMHIAYQSRLSMYSYGKTSALVVESGHGVSYVVPIYEGYTMPSITGRVDYAGSDLTHYFMKLLNEAGKTFTGEQLSVVEDIKEKCCYTSLDLQHDMGLPLQKQQVDYELPDGHLIAIGKERFLCAEMLFKPSLLGSQQPALSLLTMTCLNKCDADLKKKLMGNILLCGGCTTLRGFPDRFQRDLTKMCPNDDPIAVASPDRKFSVWTGGSILASLKAFQQLWVYRREYEEQGPFFIYRKCF; encoded by the coding sequence atgacaaaaagaaaggaaatgtcaGTCAAAGGAAGCGCCAGCTCTGTGGCGGTAGCAACAATCCAGGAAGGTCCTGCAAAACGGGCGGTACTAGTTAGGGCCAGTAAAAAGCCTAAAGAGGATAGCGCTTCATCAACTCAGGGAAGCCCCAAGATAGTGAAGGAGGCTAGAGCAGTGATCATAGACATTGGCACAGGTTACTGTAAGTGTGGATTTGCTGGAGAGCCTCGTCCCTCCCATGTTATTTCATCCACAGTGGGCAAGCATTTCCAGGAGACTGCTAAAACTGGGGACAATCGCAAAGAAACCTTTgttggaaaagaacttcaggatgTGAAAATACCCCTAAAACTGGTCAACCCCTTGCGACATGGCATAGTGGTTGACTGGGATTGTGTCCAAGACATCTGGGAATACATTTTCCACAAAGAGATGAAGATTCAGCCAGAGGAGCATGCTGTCCTGGTATCCGACCCTCCACTGAGTCCTACCACCAACAGGGAGAAATATGCCGAGATGCTGTTTGAAACATTCTGTGCTCCTGCCATGCATATTGCCTACCAGTCCAGATTATCTATGTATTCATACGGAAAGACCTCCGCTCTCGTGGTAGAAAGTGGTCATGGCGTTTCATATGTGGTCCCTATCTATGAAGGTTATACTATGCCAAGCATTACTGGAAGAGTAGACTATGCTGGATCAGACCTTACCCATTACTTCATGAAGTTATTAAATGAGGCTGGGAAAACTTTTACTGGGGAACAACTAAGTGTGGTAGAAGACATCAAGGAAAAGTGTTGCTATACATCTCTGGACCTTCAGCATGACATGGGTTTGCCTCTCCAGAAACAGCAGGTTGATTATGAACTTCCAGATGGGCACCTAATTGCCATTGGCAAAGAGAGATTCCTGTGTGCTGAAATGCTCTTCAAACCATCCTTGTTAGGATCACAGCAGCCAGCACTTTCACTGCTGACAATGACCTGCCTCAATAAATGTGATGCTGATCTCAAGAAGAAGCTGATGGGCAATATCTTGCTGTGCGGAGGTTGTACCACGCTGAGGGGTTTCCCTGATCGCTTCCAGAGAGACCTGACCAAGATGTGCCCCAATGATGACCCCATCGCAGTAGCATCCCCTGACAGAAAGTTTTCTGTCTGGACAGGAGGGTCAATTTTGGCATCACTCAAGGCCTTTCAGCAGCTCTGGGTTTACAGAAGAGAATATGAAGAACAAGGTCCTTTCTTCATCTACAGGAAATGCTTCTGA